One window of the Ananas comosus cultivar F153 linkage group 21, ASM154086v1, whole genome shotgun sequence genome contains the following:
- the LOC109726375 gene encoding uncharacterized protein LOC109726375 isoform X5: protein MPFFTTARALRCSGGATASPHLHVATVAEATWRRALFYVVVVVVVVAAAEAVPPPSPPQSRTLERSFEMQGSKEALPAKDSSIKEAISGKPVLKDAMKFFDADIFNDSKLREMEEGAEEFNVPAFRVNRKLVASVDGGLHNPSVLVFNSSWGGKEAPQDKRFDYPCLCNVKRPSNDEDIAFMTVLELGELIRTKQITSRELTDIFLKRLKRYDPVLEAVITFTEDLAYRQAKVADELLEQGKYLGPLHGIPYGLKDIIAVPHYKTTWGSKTFKDQVLDIEAWVYKRLKSAGAVLVAKLVSGSLAYDDIWFGGRTRNPWNIAEFSTGSSAGPAASTSAGLVPFAIGSETAGSITYPAARCGVTSLRPTFGTVGRSGVMSISESLDKLGPFCRSAVDCAVLIDTIRGKDPDDLSSRHVEFEDPFHVDLEKLTVGYLESAEIEVVDVLSSMGVKLVPFKLNYSVESVQSLLNITMDVDMLAHFDKWQRLGHDDEYEAQDQWPVELRRARLVPAVDYIQAQRTRGKLIREVRESFKVDAFIGNATDWELVCLGNLVGLPVVVVPTGFTTIEDPPKGGTRRRTTVTTGIYAPPDRDHIALALAMAYQSVTDHHLQRPPIDDLGPDDEIPVPPNTKP, encoded by the exons ATGCCATTTTTCACCACTGCGAGAGCACTCAGATGTAGCGGTGGCGCCACCGCATCGCCGCACCTCCACGTGGCGACGGTTGCGGAGGCCACGTGGCGCCGCGCCCTCTtctatgtcgtcgtcgtcgtcgtcgtcgtcgccgccgccgaggccgtGCCCCCTCCGTCGCCTCCCCAATCCCGAACCCTAGAGAGAAGCTTCGAAATG CAGGGAAGTAAAGAGGCTCTTCCAGCGAAAGATTCCTCCATTAAAGAGGCTATTAGCGGCAAGCCTGTCTTGAAGGATGCAATGAAATTTTTCGATGCCGATATTTTCAATGACTCAAAG TTACGAGAAATGGAAGAGGGTGCAGAGGAATTTAACGTACCCGCGTTTCGAGTGAACCGTAAGTTGGTTGCATCTGTTGATGGAGGTTTGCATAATCCATCAGTTTTAGTATTTAATTCATCGTGGGGCGGGAAAGAAGCACCCCAAGATAAAAGATTTGATTATCCTTGTCTCTGTAATGTTAAGAGGCCAAGTAATGATGAGGATATTGCCTTTATGACT GTACTTGAACTAGGAGAGCTTATCAGGACTAAGCAAATAACTTCTCGAGAACTTACTGATATATTCCTCAAGAGATTAAAGAG GTATGATCCTGTTCTTGAAGCTGTGATCACCTTTACCGAGGATTTGGCATACCGTCAGGCAAAAGTGGCAGACGAGTTGCTTGAACAAGGAAAATATTTGG GCCCTCTTCACGGtataccttatggtttaaaagATATAATAGCAGTTCCCCACTATAAGACCACCTGGGGTTCAAAAACATTCAAAGATCAAGTTCTTGACATTGAGGCCTGGGTTTATAAAAG gcTAAAATCAGCTGGAGCCGTTCTTGTAGCTAAGCTCGTATCAGGTTCACTAGCCTATGATGATATCTGGTTTGGTGGAAGAACTCGGAACCCCTGGAATATTGCGGAATTCTCCACTGGTTCATCAGCAGGACCAGCGGCTAGTACCTCTGCAG GCCTGGTTCCATTTGCAATTGGATCGGAAACAGCAGGATCTATAACATATCCAGCTGCTCGCTGTGGAGTGACTTCCTTGCGCCCGACCTTTGGGACTGTCGGGCGAAGTGGAGTCATGAGTATTTCTGAGAGTTTG GATAAGCTTGGTCCTTTCTGCAGAAGTGCAGTAGACTGTGCTGTTCTCATAGACACAATCCGTGGGAAAGACCCAGATGACCTCTCTTCTCGTCATGTCGAATTTGAAGACCCGTTTCACGTTGACCTCGAAAAACTAACTGTTGGGTATCTCGAAAGTGCCGAGATAGAG GTTGTGGATGTTCTTTCCTCCATGGGTGTTAAGCTTGTTCCTTTCAAATTGAACTATTCGGTTGAGTCAGTTCAATCCCTTCTTAACATAACAATGGATGTTGATATGCTCGCACATTTTGACAAGTGGCAACGGTTAGGGCACGACGATGAATACGAAGCCCAGGATCAGTGGCCCGTGGAGCTTCGTCGTGCTCGATTGGTGCCTGCAGTTGACTATATACAA GCGCAGAGAACTCGAGGAAAACTGATAAGGGAAGTTCGCGAGAGCTTTAAAGTAGACGCATTCATCGGCAATGCGACTGACTGGGAACTGGTTTGCCTGGGAAATCTCGTCGGCCTGCCGGTGGTGGTCGTTCCAACAGGTTTCACGACCATCGAGGATCCGCCTAAAGGAGGGACCCGACGGCGAACCACGGTAACAACCGGCATATACGCTCCTCCCGACCGGGATCACATC GCTCTAGCTCTGGCAATGGCTTACCAATCAGTTACAGATCACCACCTGCAGCGGCCGCCCATCGACGATCTCGGACCTGACGACGAGATTCCGGTTCCGCCTAATACTAAACCATAG
- the LOC109726375 gene encoding uncharacterized protein LOC109726375 isoform X6 — protein MPFFTTARALRCSGGATASPHLHVATVAEATWRRALFYVVVVVVVVAAAEAVPPPSPPQSRTLERSFEMGSKEALPAKDSSIKEAISGKPVLKDAMKFFDADIFNDSKLREMEEGAEEFNVPAFRVNRKLVASVDGGLHNPSVLVFNSSWGGKEAPQDKRFDYPCLCNVKRPSNDEDIAFMTVLELGELIRTKQITSRELTDIFLKRLKRYDPVLEAVITFTEDLAYRQAKVADELLEQGKYLGPLHGIPYGLKDIIAVPHYKTTWGSKTFKDQVLDIEAWVYKRLKSAGAVLVAKLVSGSLAYDDIWFGGRTRNPWNIAEFSTGSSAGPAASTSAGLVPFAIGSETAGSITYPAARCGVTSLRPTFGTVGRSGVMSISESLDKLGPFCRSAVDCAVLIDTIRGKDPDDLSSRHVEFEDPFHVDLEKLTVGYLESAEIEVVDVLSSMGVKLVPFKLNYSVESVQSLLNITMDVDMLAHFDKWQRLGHDDEYEAQDQWPVELRRARLVPAVDYIQAQRTRGKLIREVRESFKVDAFIGNATDWELVCLGNLVGLPVVVVPTGFTTIEDPPKGGTRRRTTVTTGIYAPPDRDHIALALAMAYQSVTDHHLQRPPIDDLGPDDEIPVPPNTKP, from the exons ATGCCATTTTTCACCACTGCGAGAGCACTCAGATGTAGCGGTGGCGCCACCGCATCGCCGCACCTCCACGTGGCGACGGTTGCGGAGGCCACGTGGCGCCGCGCCCTCTtctatgtcgtcgtcgtcgtcgtcgtcgtcgccgccgccgaggccgtGCCCCCTCCGTCGCCTCCCCAATCCCGAACCCTAGAGAGAAGCTTCGAAATG GGAAGTAAAGAGGCTCTTCCAGCGAAAGATTCCTCCATTAAAGAGGCTATTAGCGGCAAGCCTGTCTTGAAGGATGCAATGAAATTTTTCGATGCCGATATTTTCAATGACTCAAAG TTACGAGAAATGGAAGAGGGTGCAGAGGAATTTAACGTACCCGCGTTTCGAGTGAACCGTAAGTTGGTTGCATCTGTTGATGGAGGTTTGCATAATCCATCAGTTTTAGTATTTAATTCATCGTGGGGCGGGAAAGAAGCACCCCAAGATAAAAGATTTGATTATCCTTGTCTCTGTAATGTTAAGAGGCCAAGTAATGATGAGGATATTGCCTTTATGACT GTACTTGAACTAGGAGAGCTTATCAGGACTAAGCAAATAACTTCTCGAGAACTTACTGATATATTCCTCAAGAGATTAAAGAG GTATGATCCTGTTCTTGAAGCTGTGATCACCTTTACCGAGGATTTGGCATACCGTCAGGCAAAAGTGGCAGACGAGTTGCTTGAACAAGGAAAATATTTGG GCCCTCTTCACGGtataccttatggtttaaaagATATAATAGCAGTTCCCCACTATAAGACCACCTGGGGTTCAAAAACATTCAAAGATCAAGTTCTTGACATTGAGGCCTGGGTTTATAAAAG gcTAAAATCAGCTGGAGCCGTTCTTGTAGCTAAGCTCGTATCAGGTTCACTAGCCTATGATGATATCTGGTTTGGTGGAAGAACTCGGAACCCCTGGAATATTGCGGAATTCTCCACTGGTTCATCAGCAGGACCAGCGGCTAGTACCTCTGCAG GCCTGGTTCCATTTGCAATTGGATCGGAAACAGCAGGATCTATAACATATCCAGCTGCTCGCTGTGGAGTGACTTCCTTGCGCCCGACCTTTGGGACTGTCGGGCGAAGTGGAGTCATGAGTATTTCTGAGAGTTTG GATAAGCTTGGTCCTTTCTGCAGAAGTGCAGTAGACTGTGCTGTTCTCATAGACACAATCCGTGGGAAAGACCCAGATGACCTCTCTTCTCGTCATGTCGAATTTGAAGACCCGTTTCACGTTGACCTCGAAAAACTAACTGTTGGGTATCTCGAAAGTGCCGAGATAGAG GTTGTGGATGTTCTTTCCTCCATGGGTGTTAAGCTTGTTCCTTTCAAATTGAACTATTCGGTTGAGTCAGTTCAATCCCTTCTTAACATAACAATGGATGTTGATATGCTCGCACATTTTGACAAGTGGCAACGGTTAGGGCACGACGATGAATACGAAGCCCAGGATCAGTGGCCCGTGGAGCTTCGTCGTGCTCGATTGGTGCCTGCAGTTGACTATATACAA GCGCAGAGAACTCGAGGAAAACTGATAAGGGAAGTTCGCGAGAGCTTTAAAGTAGACGCATTCATCGGCAATGCGACTGACTGGGAACTGGTTTGCCTGGGAAATCTCGTCGGCCTGCCGGTGGTGGTCGTTCCAACAGGTTTCACGACCATCGAGGATCCGCCTAAAGGAGGGACCCGACGGCGAACCACGGTAACAACCGGCATATACGCTCCTCCCGACCGGGATCACATC GCTCTAGCTCTGGCAATGGCTTACCAATCAGTTACAGATCACCACCTGCAGCGGCCGCCCATCGACGATCTCGGACCTGACGACGAGATTCCGGTTCCGCCTAATACTAAACCATAG
- the LOC109726375 gene encoding uncharacterized protein LOC109726375 isoform X1 encodes MPFFTTARALRCSGGATASPHLHVATVAEATWRRALFYVVVVVVVVAAAEAVPPPSPPQSRTLERSFEMQALSSKCIWFLLSHKAHGHSHTRVSGYHKFWKQGSKEALPAKDSSIKEAISGKPVLKDAMKFFDADIFNDSKLREMEEGAEEFNVPAFRVNRKLVASVDGGLHNPSVLVFNSSWGGKEAPQDKRFDYPCLCNVKRPSNDEDIAFMTVLELGELIRTKQITSRELTDIFLKRLKRYDPVLEAVITFTEDLAYRQAKVADELLEQGKYLGPLHGIPYGLKDIIAVPHYKTTWGSKTFKDQVLDIEAWVYKRLKSAGAVLVAKLVSGSLAYDDIWFGGRTRNPWNIAEFSTGSSAGPAASTSAGLVPFAIGSETAGSITYPAARCGVTSLRPTFGTVGRSGVMSISESLDKLGPFCRSAVDCAVLIDTIRGKDPDDLSSRHVEFEDPFHVDLEKLTVGYLESAEIEVVDVLSSMGVKLVPFKLNYSVESVQSLLNITMDVDMLAHFDKWQRLGHDDEYEAQDQWPVELRRARLVPAVDYIQAQRTRGKLIREVRESFKVDAFIGNATDWELVCLGNLVGLPVVVVPTGFTTIEDPPKGGTRRRTTVTTGIYAPPDRDHIALALAMAYQSVTDHHLQRPPIDDLGPDDEIPVPPNTKP; translated from the exons ATGCCATTTTTCACCACTGCGAGAGCACTCAGATGTAGCGGTGGCGCCACCGCATCGCCGCACCTCCACGTGGCGACGGTTGCGGAGGCCACGTGGCGCCGCGCCCTCTtctatgtcgtcgtcgtcgtcgtcgtcgtcgccgccgccgaggccgtGCCCCCTCCGTCGCCTCCCCAATCCCGAACCCTAGAGAGAAGCTTCGAAATG CAGGCACTTTCTTCAAAATGCATCTGGTTTCTTTTATCACATAAAGCTCATGGCCATTCTCATACTCGCGTTTCCGGATATCATAAGTTTTGGAAG CAGGGAAGTAAAGAGGCTCTTCCAGCGAAAGATTCCTCCATTAAAGAGGCTATTAGCGGCAAGCCTGTCTTGAAGGATGCAATGAAATTTTTCGATGCCGATATTTTCAATGACTCAAAG TTACGAGAAATGGAAGAGGGTGCAGAGGAATTTAACGTACCCGCGTTTCGAGTGAACCGTAAGTTGGTTGCATCTGTTGATGGAGGTTTGCATAATCCATCAGTTTTAGTATTTAATTCATCGTGGGGCGGGAAAGAAGCACCCCAAGATAAAAGATTTGATTATCCTTGTCTCTGTAATGTTAAGAGGCCAAGTAATGATGAGGATATTGCCTTTATGACT GTACTTGAACTAGGAGAGCTTATCAGGACTAAGCAAATAACTTCTCGAGAACTTACTGATATATTCCTCAAGAGATTAAAGAG GTATGATCCTGTTCTTGAAGCTGTGATCACCTTTACCGAGGATTTGGCATACCGTCAGGCAAAAGTGGCAGACGAGTTGCTTGAACAAGGAAAATATTTGG GCCCTCTTCACGGtataccttatggtttaaaagATATAATAGCAGTTCCCCACTATAAGACCACCTGGGGTTCAAAAACATTCAAAGATCAAGTTCTTGACATTGAGGCCTGGGTTTATAAAAG gcTAAAATCAGCTGGAGCCGTTCTTGTAGCTAAGCTCGTATCAGGTTCACTAGCCTATGATGATATCTGGTTTGGTGGAAGAACTCGGAACCCCTGGAATATTGCGGAATTCTCCACTGGTTCATCAGCAGGACCAGCGGCTAGTACCTCTGCAG GCCTGGTTCCATTTGCAATTGGATCGGAAACAGCAGGATCTATAACATATCCAGCTGCTCGCTGTGGAGTGACTTCCTTGCGCCCGACCTTTGGGACTGTCGGGCGAAGTGGAGTCATGAGTATTTCTGAGAGTTTG GATAAGCTTGGTCCTTTCTGCAGAAGTGCAGTAGACTGTGCTGTTCTCATAGACACAATCCGTGGGAAAGACCCAGATGACCTCTCTTCTCGTCATGTCGAATTTGAAGACCCGTTTCACGTTGACCTCGAAAAACTAACTGTTGGGTATCTCGAAAGTGCCGAGATAGAG GTTGTGGATGTTCTTTCCTCCATGGGTGTTAAGCTTGTTCCTTTCAAATTGAACTATTCGGTTGAGTCAGTTCAATCCCTTCTTAACATAACAATGGATGTTGATATGCTCGCACATTTTGACAAGTGGCAACGGTTAGGGCACGACGATGAATACGAAGCCCAGGATCAGTGGCCCGTGGAGCTTCGTCGTGCTCGATTGGTGCCTGCAGTTGACTATATACAA GCGCAGAGAACTCGAGGAAAACTGATAAGGGAAGTTCGCGAGAGCTTTAAAGTAGACGCATTCATCGGCAATGCGACTGACTGGGAACTGGTTTGCCTGGGAAATCTCGTCGGCCTGCCGGTGGTGGTCGTTCCAACAGGTTTCACGACCATCGAGGATCCGCCTAAAGGAGGGACCCGACGGCGAACCACGGTAACAACCGGCATATACGCTCCTCCCGACCGGGATCACATC GCTCTAGCTCTGGCAATGGCTTACCAATCAGTTACAGATCACCACCTGCAGCGGCCGCCCATCGACGATCTCGGACCTGACGACGAGATTCCGGTTCCGCCTAATACTAAACCATAG
- the LOC109726375 gene encoding uncharacterized protein LOC109726375 isoform X2 produces MPFFTTARALRCSGGATASPHLHVATVAEATWRRALFYVVVVVVVVAAAEAVPPPSPPQSRTLERSFEMQALSSKCIWFLLSHKAHGHSHTRVSGYHKFWKGSKEALPAKDSSIKEAISGKPVLKDAMKFFDADIFNDSKLREMEEGAEEFNVPAFRVNRKLVASVDGGLHNPSVLVFNSSWGGKEAPQDKRFDYPCLCNVKRPSNDEDIAFMTVLELGELIRTKQITSRELTDIFLKRLKRYDPVLEAVITFTEDLAYRQAKVADELLEQGKYLGPLHGIPYGLKDIIAVPHYKTTWGSKTFKDQVLDIEAWVYKRLKSAGAVLVAKLVSGSLAYDDIWFGGRTRNPWNIAEFSTGSSAGPAASTSAGLVPFAIGSETAGSITYPAARCGVTSLRPTFGTVGRSGVMSISESLDKLGPFCRSAVDCAVLIDTIRGKDPDDLSSRHVEFEDPFHVDLEKLTVGYLESAEIEVVDVLSSMGVKLVPFKLNYSVESVQSLLNITMDVDMLAHFDKWQRLGHDDEYEAQDQWPVELRRARLVPAVDYIQAQRTRGKLIREVRESFKVDAFIGNATDWELVCLGNLVGLPVVVVPTGFTTIEDPPKGGTRRRTTVTTGIYAPPDRDHIALALAMAYQSVTDHHLQRPPIDDLGPDDEIPVPPNTKP; encoded by the exons ATGCCATTTTTCACCACTGCGAGAGCACTCAGATGTAGCGGTGGCGCCACCGCATCGCCGCACCTCCACGTGGCGACGGTTGCGGAGGCCACGTGGCGCCGCGCCCTCTtctatgtcgtcgtcgtcgtcgtcgtcgtcgccgccgccgaggccgtGCCCCCTCCGTCGCCTCCCCAATCCCGAACCCTAGAGAGAAGCTTCGAAATG CAGGCACTTTCTTCAAAATGCATCTGGTTTCTTTTATCACATAAAGCTCATGGCCATTCTCATACTCGCGTTTCCGGATATCATAAGTTTTGGAAG GGAAGTAAAGAGGCTCTTCCAGCGAAAGATTCCTCCATTAAAGAGGCTATTAGCGGCAAGCCTGTCTTGAAGGATGCAATGAAATTTTTCGATGCCGATATTTTCAATGACTCAAAG TTACGAGAAATGGAAGAGGGTGCAGAGGAATTTAACGTACCCGCGTTTCGAGTGAACCGTAAGTTGGTTGCATCTGTTGATGGAGGTTTGCATAATCCATCAGTTTTAGTATTTAATTCATCGTGGGGCGGGAAAGAAGCACCCCAAGATAAAAGATTTGATTATCCTTGTCTCTGTAATGTTAAGAGGCCAAGTAATGATGAGGATATTGCCTTTATGACT GTACTTGAACTAGGAGAGCTTATCAGGACTAAGCAAATAACTTCTCGAGAACTTACTGATATATTCCTCAAGAGATTAAAGAG GTATGATCCTGTTCTTGAAGCTGTGATCACCTTTACCGAGGATTTGGCATACCGTCAGGCAAAAGTGGCAGACGAGTTGCTTGAACAAGGAAAATATTTGG GCCCTCTTCACGGtataccttatggtttaaaagATATAATAGCAGTTCCCCACTATAAGACCACCTGGGGTTCAAAAACATTCAAAGATCAAGTTCTTGACATTGAGGCCTGGGTTTATAAAAG gcTAAAATCAGCTGGAGCCGTTCTTGTAGCTAAGCTCGTATCAGGTTCACTAGCCTATGATGATATCTGGTTTGGTGGAAGAACTCGGAACCCCTGGAATATTGCGGAATTCTCCACTGGTTCATCAGCAGGACCAGCGGCTAGTACCTCTGCAG GCCTGGTTCCATTTGCAATTGGATCGGAAACAGCAGGATCTATAACATATCCAGCTGCTCGCTGTGGAGTGACTTCCTTGCGCCCGACCTTTGGGACTGTCGGGCGAAGTGGAGTCATGAGTATTTCTGAGAGTTTG GATAAGCTTGGTCCTTTCTGCAGAAGTGCAGTAGACTGTGCTGTTCTCATAGACACAATCCGTGGGAAAGACCCAGATGACCTCTCTTCTCGTCATGTCGAATTTGAAGACCCGTTTCACGTTGACCTCGAAAAACTAACTGTTGGGTATCTCGAAAGTGCCGAGATAGAG GTTGTGGATGTTCTTTCCTCCATGGGTGTTAAGCTTGTTCCTTTCAAATTGAACTATTCGGTTGAGTCAGTTCAATCCCTTCTTAACATAACAATGGATGTTGATATGCTCGCACATTTTGACAAGTGGCAACGGTTAGGGCACGACGATGAATACGAAGCCCAGGATCAGTGGCCCGTGGAGCTTCGTCGTGCTCGATTGGTGCCTGCAGTTGACTATATACAA GCGCAGAGAACTCGAGGAAAACTGATAAGGGAAGTTCGCGAGAGCTTTAAAGTAGACGCATTCATCGGCAATGCGACTGACTGGGAACTGGTTTGCCTGGGAAATCTCGTCGGCCTGCCGGTGGTGGTCGTTCCAACAGGTTTCACGACCATCGAGGATCCGCCTAAAGGAGGGACCCGACGGCGAACCACGGTAACAACCGGCATATACGCTCCTCCCGACCGGGATCACATC GCTCTAGCTCTGGCAATGGCTTACCAATCAGTTACAGATCACCACCTGCAGCGGCCGCCCATCGACGATCTCGGACCTGACGACGAGATTCCGGTTCCGCCTAATACTAAACCATAG
- the LOC109726375 gene encoding uncharacterized protein LOC109726375 isoform X3 — MPFFTTARALRCSGGATASPHLHVATVAEATWRRALFYVVVVVVVVAAAEAVPPPSPPQSRTLERSFEMALSSKCIWFLLSHKAHGHSHTRVSGYHKFWKQGSKEALPAKDSSIKEAISGKPVLKDAMKFFDADIFNDSKLREMEEGAEEFNVPAFRVNRKLVASVDGGLHNPSVLVFNSSWGGKEAPQDKRFDYPCLCNVKRPSNDEDIAFMTVLELGELIRTKQITSRELTDIFLKRLKRYDPVLEAVITFTEDLAYRQAKVADELLEQGKYLGPLHGIPYGLKDIIAVPHYKTTWGSKTFKDQVLDIEAWVYKRLKSAGAVLVAKLVSGSLAYDDIWFGGRTRNPWNIAEFSTGSSAGPAASTSAGLVPFAIGSETAGSITYPAARCGVTSLRPTFGTVGRSGVMSISESLDKLGPFCRSAVDCAVLIDTIRGKDPDDLSSRHVEFEDPFHVDLEKLTVGYLESAEIEVVDVLSSMGVKLVPFKLNYSVESVQSLLNITMDVDMLAHFDKWQRLGHDDEYEAQDQWPVELRRARLVPAVDYIQAQRTRGKLIREVRESFKVDAFIGNATDWELVCLGNLVGLPVVVVPTGFTTIEDPPKGGTRRRTTVTTGIYAPPDRDHIALALAMAYQSVTDHHLQRPPIDDLGPDDEIPVPPNTKP; from the exons ATGCCATTTTTCACCACTGCGAGAGCACTCAGATGTAGCGGTGGCGCCACCGCATCGCCGCACCTCCACGTGGCGACGGTTGCGGAGGCCACGTGGCGCCGCGCCCTCTtctatgtcgtcgtcgtcgtcgtcgtcgtcgccgccgccgaggccgtGCCCCCTCCGTCGCCTCCCCAATCCCGAACCCTAGAGAGAAGCTTCGAAATG GCACTTTCTTCAAAATGCATCTGGTTTCTTTTATCACATAAAGCTCATGGCCATTCTCATACTCGCGTTTCCGGATATCATAAGTTTTGGAAG CAGGGAAGTAAAGAGGCTCTTCCAGCGAAAGATTCCTCCATTAAAGAGGCTATTAGCGGCAAGCCTGTCTTGAAGGATGCAATGAAATTTTTCGATGCCGATATTTTCAATGACTCAAAG TTACGAGAAATGGAAGAGGGTGCAGAGGAATTTAACGTACCCGCGTTTCGAGTGAACCGTAAGTTGGTTGCATCTGTTGATGGAGGTTTGCATAATCCATCAGTTTTAGTATTTAATTCATCGTGGGGCGGGAAAGAAGCACCCCAAGATAAAAGATTTGATTATCCTTGTCTCTGTAATGTTAAGAGGCCAAGTAATGATGAGGATATTGCCTTTATGACT GTACTTGAACTAGGAGAGCTTATCAGGACTAAGCAAATAACTTCTCGAGAACTTACTGATATATTCCTCAAGAGATTAAAGAG GTATGATCCTGTTCTTGAAGCTGTGATCACCTTTACCGAGGATTTGGCATACCGTCAGGCAAAAGTGGCAGACGAGTTGCTTGAACAAGGAAAATATTTGG GCCCTCTTCACGGtataccttatggtttaaaagATATAATAGCAGTTCCCCACTATAAGACCACCTGGGGTTCAAAAACATTCAAAGATCAAGTTCTTGACATTGAGGCCTGGGTTTATAAAAG gcTAAAATCAGCTGGAGCCGTTCTTGTAGCTAAGCTCGTATCAGGTTCACTAGCCTATGATGATATCTGGTTTGGTGGAAGAACTCGGAACCCCTGGAATATTGCGGAATTCTCCACTGGTTCATCAGCAGGACCAGCGGCTAGTACCTCTGCAG GCCTGGTTCCATTTGCAATTGGATCGGAAACAGCAGGATCTATAACATATCCAGCTGCTCGCTGTGGAGTGACTTCCTTGCGCCCGACCTTTGGGACTGTCGGGCGAAGTGGAGTCATGAGTATTTCTGAGAGTTTG GATAAGCTTGGTCCTTTCTGCAGAAGTGCAGTAGACTGTGCTGTTCTCATAGACACAATCCGTGGGAAAGACCCAGATGACCTCTCTTCTCGTCATGTCGAATTTGAAGACCCGTTTCACGTTGACCTCGAAAAACTAACTGTTGGGTATCTCGAAAGTGCCGAGATAGAG GTTGTGGATGTTCTTTCCTCCATGGGTGTTAAGCTTGTTCCTTTCAAATTGAACTATTCGGTTGAGTCAGTTCAATCCCTTCTTAACATAACAATGGATGTTGATATGCTCGCACATTTTGACAAGTGGCAACGGTTAGGGCACGACGATGAATACGAAGCCCAGGATCAGTGGCCCGTGGAGCTTCGTCGTGCTCGATTGGTGCCTGCAGTTGACTATATACAA GCGCAGAGAACTCGAGGAAAACTGATAAGGGAAGTTCGCGAGAGCTTTAAAGTAGACGCATTCATCGGCAATGCGACTGACTGGGAACTGGTTTGCCTGGGAAATCTCGTCGGCCTGCCGGTGGTGGTCGTTCCAACAGGTTTCACGACCATCGAGGATCCGCCTAAAGGAGGGACCCGACGGCGAACCACGGTAACAACCGGCATATACGCTCCTCCCGACCGGGATCACATC GCTCTAGCTCTGGCAATGGCTTACCAATCAGTTACAGATCACCACCTGCAGCGGCCGCCCATCGACGATCTCGGACCTGACGACGAGATTCCGGTTCCGCCTAATACTAAACCATAG